A genomic segment from Desulfonatronum lacustre DSM 10312 encodes:
- a CDS encoding ABC transporter permease, translated as MMLKANLREASRSLIAAKQRSILALLGIVIGIGSVIALVSTGALAQRETLRQFMEMGTDIISIQLEQGRGERGGAPTGFSLEEALALPERLATIRSVAPYASAFGELRREGQRISIPLLGVTESFLDMNKLELEQGRFISDLDVLMSHAVLGGNLAQRLLGQGMAVGVGEHVYFDNRKLTVAGILRPAAMGAMRPYEASEGLMLPITTVLRVSPQNTIRTIMARLEPGVTAGQATEDVQAHFAGLSRPKQIRVTSPEQIIEHMERQSRMFTLLLGAIGSISLVVGGVGVMNVMLVSVSERRREIGIRRALGAQKRDIQWQFLIESVMLSLVGGVLGILIGVGASYGIAHYSDWQFELIHGALLLGVGVSAAVGIFFGYYPARQAAALNPIQALRAE; from the coding sequence ATGATGCTCAAGGCCAATCTCCGGGAAGCCTCCCGGTCCCTGATCGCCGCCAAGCAGCGTTCCATCCTGGCCCTGCTGGGCATCGTCATCGGCATCGGTTCGGTGATCGCCCTGGTCTCCACCGGGGCTCTGGCCCAGCGCGAAACCCTGCGCCAGTTCATGGAAATGGGTACGGACATCATCAGTATCCAACTGGAGCAGGGCAGGGGGGAGCGGGGCGGCGCGCCGACCGGCTTCAGCCTGGAGGAGGCCCTGGCCTTGCCGGAGCGGTTGGCGACGATCCGTTCCGTGGCCCCGTACGCCTCGGCCTTCGGCGAGCTGCGCCGGGAAGGCCAGCGGATTTCCATTCCGCTGCTGGGCGTGACCGAATCCTTTTTGGACATGAACAAGCTGGAACTGGAGCAGGGCCGGTTCATCTCGGACCTGGACGTGCTGATGTCCCATGCCGTGCTGGGCGGCAACCTGGCCCAACGGCTGCTGGGCCAGGGCATGGCCGTGGGCGTGGGGGAGCACGTTTATTTCGACAACCGCAAGCTGACCGTGGCCGGGATCCTGCGCCCCGCGGCCATGGGCGCCATGCGGCCCTACGAGGCCAGCGAAGGGCTGATGCTGCCCATCACCACGGTCCTGCGCGTCTCGCCGCAAAACACCATCCGCACGATCATGGCCCGGCTGGAGCCGGGCGTCACGGCCGGCCAAGCCACTGAGGACGTGCAGGCCCACTTTGCCGGTCTGTCCAGGCCCAAGCAGATCCGGGTGACCAGCCCGGAGCAGATCATCGAGCACATGGAACGCCAGTCCCGGATGTTCACCCTGCTCCTGGGGGCCATCGGCAGCATCTCCCTGGTCGTGGGTGGGGTGGGGGTGATGAACGTGATGCTGGTCTCGGTCAGCGAGCGTCGTCGGGAGATCGGCATCCGTCGGGCCCTGGGTGCGCAGAAACGGGACATCCAATGGCAATTCCTGATCGAGTCCGTTATGCTTTCCCTGGTGGGCGGGGTCCTGGGCATCCTCATCGGCGTGGGGGCCTCCTACGGCATAGCCCATTACTCGGACTGGCAGTTCGAACTCATCCACGGAGCCCTGCTCCTGGGCGTCGGTGTCTCCGCGGCCGTGGGCATCTTCTTCGGCTACTACCCGGCCCGCCAAGCCGCGGCCCTCAATCCCATCCAGGCCCTGCGGGCCGAGTGA
- a CDS encoding PAS domain-containing sensor histidine kinase, translating into MDPDLDARKQLLRKQAEARLTKIPRSVEYLSVEDIKALIHEYQVHQIELELQNEELRHVQTALEQSRARYFDLYDLAPVSYLTLSEPGLILEANLAASVLLGMDRSALLMQPISRIIHKEDQDIYYLHRKKLFRTGEPQECELRLVRSDGALFWAHLAATAAMDSAGTPVCRVVIYDISDRKRANEILVRAKEEQFDNVFHASPIGIAVYNELGIMRSMNKAFQEIYGIGDESPIKGISLFDDPFLSRRARRSLLAGSAVQEEVSFDCQHAAARQAYGTTKTGMLYLDVRITPFGSDPARVVTGYMVQVQDISARKQAQESQRVLSRQLILAHEDERRMISRELHDGVGQDLVSVKIGLDELSQCCPDACPEIQEKATAFSRLIGKAIADIRDMAYEQHPLGLEQFGFKQTITQHVNEFSEKTGIDVDLSLTGFDGLTLGGDMDINLYRLIQEGLRNIQKHAQAQQVAVKVVKSFSGIILRIEDDGLGFDPVQRMATAIEEKRMGMRSMLERATLLGGTMHIQSRLGQGTKILVELPADESL; encoded by the coding sequence ATGGATCCTGATTTAGATGCCAGAAAACAGCTTTTGCGAAAGCAGGCTGAAGCACGATTGACCAAAATACCACGGTCGGTTGAATATCTTTCCGTGGAAGATATCAAGGCTCTGATCCACGAATACCAGGTCCATCAGATCGAGTTGGAGCTGCAGAACGAGGAACTTCGCCACGTCCAGACGGCGCTGGAGCAAAGCCGCGCGCGCTACTTCGACCTCTATGACCTGGCCCCGGTGAGCTACCTCACCCTCTCCGAGCCGGGACTGATCCTGGAGGCCAATCTCGCCGCCTCGGTCCTGCTGGGCATGGATCGAAGCGCCCTGCTCATGCAGCCGATCTCCCGCATCATCCATAAAGAGGACCAGGACATCTACTACCTGCATCGCAAAAAACTCTTTCGGACGGGCGAACCGCAGGAATGCGAACTGCGGCTGGTCAGATCGGACGGCGCGCTCTTCTGGGCGCACCTGGCCGCCACCGCGGCGATGGACAGCGCCGGTACACCGGTTTGCCGGGTTGTCATCTATGATATTTCCGATCGCAAGCGAGCCAACGAGATATTGGTCCGGGCGAAAGAAGAACAGTTTGATAACGTTTTTCATGCATCGCCCATCGGCATTGCGGTGTATAACGAGCTGGGTATTATGCGCTCGATGAACAAGGCCTTCCAGGAAATCTATGGAATAGGCGATGAGAGTCCGATCAAGGGCATATCGCTTTTCGACGATCCATTTCTAAGCAGAAGAGCAAGGCGGAGTCTGCTGGCGGGCAGTGCTGTCCAAGAGGAAGTGTCCTTTGATTGTCAACACGCCGCGGCCCGACAAGCGTATGGAACAACAAAGACCGGGATGTTGTATCTGGATGTACGGATCACTCCGTTTGGTTCGGATCCGGCCCGCGTCGTAACCGGATACATGGTCCAGGTTCAGGACATTTCGGCCCGCAAGCAGGCCCAGGAGAGCCAGCGTGTACTTTCAAGGCAGCTTATCCTGGCCCATGAAGACGAGCGCCGCATGATTTCCCGAGAACTGCATGATGGTGTTGGGCAGGATCTTGTGAGCGTGAAAATCGGCCTGGACGAACTGAGCCAGTGTTGTCCGGACGCCTGCCCAGAAATTCAGGAGAAGGCCACGGCCTTTTCCCGTCTTATTGGCAAGGCCATCGCGGACATCCGGGATATGGCCTATGAACAGCACCCCTTGGGGCTGGAGCAGTTCGGATTCAAGCAGACCATTACGCAGCACGTCAACGAGTTTAGTGAGAAAACCGGCATTGATGTGGATCTGAGCCTTACGGGCTTTGACGGCCTGACCCTGGGTGGTGATATGGACATCAATCTGTATCGTCTGATTCAGGAGGGCCTGCGCAATATCCAGAAGCACGCCCAGGCTCAACAGGTTGCCGTGAAAGTGGTGAAATCCTTTTCAGGCATCATCCTGCGGATCGAAGACGACGGCCTCGGCTTTGATCCGGTGCAACGGATGGCGACCGCGATCGAGGAAAAGCGCATGGGCATGCGCAGCATGCTGGAACGGGCCACCCTGCTCGGGGGAACGATGCACATCCAGTCGCGCCTGGGACAAGGAACGAAAATTCTGGTCGAACTTCCCGCTGATGAAAGTTTGTAA
- a CDS encoding pentapeptide repeat-containing protein, with protein sequence MIRTRALFLAVSLALYPALYPAGYGWAYDARHLERLMETGHCEQCDLDYADLEGHVLTDAILLSASLLQANLVRADLRGANLDGADVRGAMLMEANLGGAKLNKADLRGASLNDAILNDVGLRRADLRTASLNRVTLAGANLREANLGEAWLISAVLENADLRGAKLGLATLRRANFFGADLEDADLRGADLRDADLRKVNLRGANLSQATWTDGRGCALDSIGACR encoded by the coding sequence ATGATAAGAACGCGGGCGCTATTTCTGGCCGTCAGCCTTGCCCTGTATCCGGCCCTGTATCCGGCCGGATATGGCTGGGCCTATGATGCGCGGCATCTTGAGCGGTTGATGGAGACCGGGCACTGCGAGCAGTGCGACCTGGACTATGCCGATCTGGAGGGACACGTCCTGACGGACGCCATCTTGCTTTCCGCCTCGCTGCTTCAGGCCAATCTGGTTCGAGCCGATTTGCGCGGTGCGAACCTTGACGGGGCCGATGTGCGCGGGGCCATGCTGATGGAGGCCAATCTGGGCGGCGCGAAACTGAATAAGGCCGATCTGCGCGGAGCGAGTCTGAACGATGCGATCCTGAACGACGTCGGCTTGCGGCGGGCTGACCTGCGCACAGCAAGCCTGAACAGGGTTACGCTGGCCGGAGCCAACCTGCGGGAGGCCAATCTGGGCGAGGCCTGGCTGATTTCGGCGGTTCTGGAAAATGCTGATCTGCGTGGGGCCAAACTGGGCCTGGCCACGTTGCGCCGGGCCAACTTTTTCGGCGCTGACCTGGAAGACGCCGACCTCCGCGGCGCGGATCTCCGAGACGCGGATCTGCGCAAAGTCAATCTGCGCGGCGCGAACCTGTCCCAGGCCACCTGGACGGACGGCCGGGGCTGCGCCCTGGACTCCATCGGCGCGTGCAGGTAA
- a CDS encoding PAS domain S-box protein, which produces MNPADHLHQNILENMRDGVMALDFQGRVTLFNPAASDILGLDRDRVRGRTFAEVFLCMDEANDEFNQVVLDAVFEKAVGRQETVDFMRPGGARATLSLTSSYLRGEADDQARGVILVFSDITALKTLQEQERENSRKLARAYTDLEESNARLTQTLKRAQVVRILATLGVILFFVGLGVVHFQGFTPLKSLPGLTTPAPVSDGPTRQIHTVRTQPLTATISLSGRLQPVEEIVVTAPFDARILENHFIFGQRVRQGDLLLVLDVSELEVKLREARGNRIKAAQKYAELRDWDDGQEMARARRSVERAENKLETDRRKLEESELLYSRGLIPANELDTAKQQLQSSTTDLISSREDLASTRDKGNPDNVMIARMELDNAELRLAELEKQLAQARVLAPASGVVVRPTVEEDKKTSLDRGGRVTAGAALLALGDLSGLRVLTKVDEVDIGKLVPGQKVTARGDAFPGLTLSGLVAHISAQATGGTGHQAPTFDVQITIPELSPEAEEVIRVGMSADLEVLVHDNPSALLLPLHLVRPQHGQSLVRVLLDNDQIEEREVQTGMTTLNAVEILFGLHVEDRLVEW; this is translated from the coding sequence ATGAACCCCGCGGACCATTTGCACCAAAATATCCTGGAAAACATGCGCGACGGGGTGATGGCCCTGGATTTTCAGGGCCGGGTCACCCTGTTCAACCCGGCTGCCTCGGATATCCTGGGCCTGGACCGGGACCGGGTGCGCGGGCGGACCTTTGCCGAAGTCTTTCTGTGCATGGACGAGGCCAACGACGAGTTCAACCAGGTGGTGCTGGACGCGGTCTTTGAAAAGGCCGTGGGCCGACAGGAGACCGTGGACTTCATGCGTCCCGGCGGGGCGCGGGCCACCCTGTCCCTGACCTCGTCCTATCTGCGCGGCGAGGCGGACGACCAGGCCCGTGGCGTGATCCTGGTCTTTTCGGACATCACGGCCCTGAAGACCCTGCAGGAGCAGGAACGGGAAAACAGCCGCAAGCTGGCCCGGGCCTACACCGATCTGGAAGAATCCAACGCCCGCCTGACCCAGACCCTGAAACGGGCCCAGGTGGTGCGCATTCTGGCCACCCTGGGCGTGATCCTCTTTTTCGTCGGCCTGGGAGTCGTCCATTTCCAGGGCTTCACCCCGCTCAAGTCCCTGCCCGGACTGACCACCCCGGCCCCGGTCTCCGACGGACCGACCCGGCAGATCCATACAGTGCGCACCCAGCCCCTGACGGCCACCATTTCCTTGTCCGGTCGGCTCCAGCCGGTGGAGGAGATCGTGGTCACCGCGCCCTTTGACGCCCGGATTCTGGAAAACCACTTCATTTTCGGCCAGCGGGTGCGCCAGGGCGACCTGTTGCTGGTCCTGGACGTGTCCGAGTTGGAGGTCAAGCTGCGCGAGGCCCGGGGCAACCGGATCAAGGCCGCGCAAAAGTACGCCGAACTGCGCGACTGGGACGACGGCCAGGAAATGGCCCGGGCCCGGCGCAGCGTGGAGCGGGCCGAGAACAAGCTGGAAACCGACCGGCGCAAGCTGGAGGAAAGTGAGCTGCTCTATTCCCGTGGGCTGATTCCGGCCAACGAACTGGACACCGCCAAGCAGCAGCTCCAGTCCTCGACAACGGATCTGATCTCCAGCCGGGAAGACCTGGCCTCCACCCGGGACAAGGGCAACCCGGACAACGTGATGATCGCCCGCATGGAGCTGGACAACGCCGAGTTGCGCCTTGCGGAGCTGGAAAAACAACTGGCTCAGGCCCGGGTCTTGGCTCCGGCCTCCGGCGTGGTGGTCCGGCCCACGGTGGAGGAGGACAAGAAGACCTCCCTGGACCGGGGAGGCCGGGTCACGGCCGGTGCGGCCCTGCTGGCCCTGGGAGATCTGAGCGGGCTGCGGGTGCTGACCAAGGTGGATGAAGTGGACATCGGCAAGCTCGTCCCGGGCCAGAAGGTCACGGCCCGTGGCGACGCCTTTCCCGGCCTGACCCTGTCCGGCCTGGTGGCCCATATCTCGGCCCAGGCCACCGGCGGCACCGGGCACCAGGCCCCGACCTTCGACGTCCAGATCACCATTCCGGAACTGAGTCCGGAGGCCGAAGAGGTGATCCGCGTGGGCATGAGCGCGGACCTGGAGGTCCTGGTCCACGACAATCCCTCGGCCCTGCTCCTGCCCCTGCACCTCGTCCGCCCCCAGCACGGCCAGTCGCTGGTCCGGGTGCTCCTGGACAACGACCAGATCGAAGAACGCGAAGTCCAGACCGGCATGACCACGCTGAACGCGGTGGAAATTCTCTTCGGGCTGCACGTTGAGGATCGGTTGGTGGAGTGGTAA
- a CDS encoding TolC family protein, with the protein MLFLAFWFSPAKAQDLGRDTDQNMGLSLLRSQLQIATPPQNQLQDQTDNPSGSTQYVLPSSDQLGLPEVLELNLTEAIHLALRQNREIESAYLGRILQKFSLGKDLSKFWPNLEISPRTDASVAGSSTQYVADGPEAERSRTETVNAGITTSVTQKVPTGAELFFAWDNTIAGIRSHDGETVSRESGLTGWSVGFRQPLLKGGGTRYNTASLVRAAMQEEDNVRALRDTLIGTINGVIREYRAMMRAKQRLELAEDALAKAHKHLDDTRVLISAGRRAASESLQAEADLAQKELDLETARQDLDNAQLNLVRRLELDSGTAIALTEPIELQPVTPVFEDCLELALERDQGYLAAQNALELARMSLDDVLNQRRWDLDLEGAYSDGWRHRHPDPSSRQDEWRVGVSLKIPLPIYGDPKYDREQPLLSARIALRRAEMSLITVRENLENSVRQRVLDVESRLKQVELARRTYELSEQTYQFSELRYQLGQMSNTNFITEQDRLRNARNNFNDSIINYQNSLTELDALLATTLDTWGIAFVAERADLEEQYLGGNVWLLDR; encoded by the coding sequence ATGCTCTTCCTTGCATTCTGGTTCTCACCTGCCAAGGCCCAGGATTTGGGGCGGGATACGGACCAGAATATGGGTTTGAGCTTGTTGCGGTCCCAGCTTCAGATCGCAACTCCTCCACAAAACCAACTTCAAGACCAGACGGATAATCCGTCCGGGTCCACGCAATACGTCCTGCCGTCGTCTGATCAGCTCGGCCTGCCCGAAGTCCTGGAACTGAACCTGACCGAGGCCATCCATCTGGCCCTGCGCCAGAACCGGGAGATTGAGAGTGCTTACCTGGGCCGGATTCTTCAGAAATTCTCGTTAGGCAAAGATCTGTCCAAGTTCTGGCCGAATCTGGAAATTTCGCCCAGGACGGATGCCTCCGTCGCCGGTTCGTCCACTCAGTACGTCGCGGACGGCCCGGAAGCGGAGCGGTCGCGGACAGAGACCGTGAACGCCGGGATCACCACCAGCGTGACCCAGAAGGTGCCCACCGGGGCGGAGCTGTTTTTTGCCTGGGACAACACCATCGCCGGAATCCGTAGCCATGACGGGGAAACCGTGAGCCGGGAGAGCGGGCTGACCGGCTGGTCCGTGGGCTTTCGTCAGCCCCTGCTCAAGGGCGGCGGAACCAGGTACAACACGGCATCCCTGGTCCGGGCCGCGATGCAGGAGGAAGACAACGTCCGCGCCTTGCGGGATACGCTGATCGGTACCATCAACGGAGTGATCAGGGAATACCGGGCCATGATGCGGGCCAAGCAGCGGTTGGAACTGGCCGAGGACGCCCTGGCCAAGGCCCACAAGCATCTGGATGACACCAGGGTGCTCATCTCCGCTGGTCGGCGCGCGGCCAGCGAGAGCCTGCAGGCCGAGGCCGACCTGGCTCAGAAGGAGCTGGACCTGGAAACAGCCCGCCAGGACCTGGACAATGCCCAGCTGAACCTGGTCCGTCGCCTGGAGCTGGACAGCGGCACGGCCATCGCCCTGACCGAGCCCATCGAGTTGCAGCCCGTAACCCCGGTTTTCGAGGACTGCCTGGAGCTGGCCCTGGAGCGCGACCAGGGCTATCTGGCCGCCCAAAACGCCTTGGAACTGGCCCGGATGAGCCTGGACGACGTTCTGAATCAGCGGCGTTGGGACCTGGACCTGGAAGGGGCCTACTCCGACGGCTGGCGCCATCGTCACCCGGACCCGAGTTCCCGGCAGGATGAATGGCGGGTGGGCGTGTCCCTGAAAATCCCCTTGCCCATCTACGGCGATCCCAAGTATGATCGGGAGCAGCCCCTGCTTTCAGCGCGCATCGCCCTGCGCCGGGCGGAAATGTCCCTGATCACCGTTCGGGAAAACTTGGAAAATTCCGTGCGACAGCGGGTGCTGGACGTGGAATCCAGACTGAAGCAGGTCGAGCTGGCCCGGCGGACCTATGAGCTGTCCGAACAGACCTATCAGTTCAGTGAACTGAGATACCAGTTGGGACAGATGTCCAACACCAACTTCATCACCGAGCAGGACCGGCTGCGCAACGCCCGCAACAACTTCAACGATTCCATCATCAACTACCAGAATTCCCTGACCGAACTGGACGCCCTCCTGGCCACGACCCTGGATACCTGGGGCATCGCCTTTGTCGCGGAGCGCGCAGACCTGGAAGAACAGTATCTTGGCGGCAACGTCTGGTTGCTGGACCGCTGA
- a CDS encoding ABC transporter ATP-binding protein — protein sequence MSLFKLENIRKSFTLGPVQVEVLKGVDLEVGAGELVSIMGTSGCGKSTLMNVIGFLDQPTSGRYLMEGRETSSLSDRELSTIRNQKIGFVFQQFNLLGRLTALENVCLPLIYRGMGEREQRRIARGMLERVGMAERAGHKPTELSGGQQQRVAIARALAGSPSIILADEPTGALDTQVGQDIMNLFLELNATQKITTILITHDPHIAAQCRRVVRMKDGVIADNAQARTTP from the coding sequence ATGTCCCTGTTCAAGCTGGAAAATATTCGCAAGTCCTTTACTTTGGGGCCGGTGCAGGTGGAGGTGCTCAAGGGGGTGGATTTGGAGGTGGGGGCCGGGGAGCTGGTGTCCATCATGGGGACGTCCGGGTGCGGCAAGTCCACGTTGATGAACGTGATCGGTTTTTTGGATCAGCCGACCTCGGGCCGCTATCTGATGGAGGGCCGGGAAACCTCGTCCTTGTCGGACCGGGAGTTGTCCACCATCCGCAACCAGAAGATCGGTTTCGTCTTTCAGCAGTTCAATCTGCTGGGCCGACTCACGGCCCTGGAAAACGTCTGCCTGCCCCTGATCTACCGGGGCATGGGGGAGCGGGAGCAGCGACGGATCGCCCGGGGAATGCTGGAGCGGGTGGGCATGGCTGAGCGGGCCGGGCACAAGCCCACGGAGCTGTCCGGCGGCCAGCAACAGCGGGTGGCCATTGCCCGGGCTCTGGCCGGATCGCCGTCCATCATCTTGGCCGACGAACCCACCGGGGCCCTGGACACCCAGGTGGGTCAGGACATCATGAACCTGTTTCTGGAACTCAACGCCACCCAGAAGATTACCACCATCCTGATCACCCACGATCCGCACATCGCGGCCCAGTGCCGACGGGTGGTCCGGATGAAGGACGGGGTGATCGCGGACAACGCTCAGGCGAGGACCACGCCATGA
- a CDS encoding response regulator — MTPKKTVLIVDDHPLYREGLKAIIVRSPSFEVAGEAGDAEQGLQRAKALRPDLALVDISLPGGNGIDLVRSLRNVLPETRILVISMHSRMDYISEAFQAGALGYVVKESAAEGLLKALEVVANGDFFLDSSVSREVIQGIVNSPGPRAVEPHGDYGSLTPREQEIFRLLAEGQSTKAIANRLFVSPKTVENHRTNIMRKLELQRPMDLIRYAVKIGLVDVDQWKD, encoded by the coding sequence ATGACGCCGAAAAAAACAGTATTGATTGTCGATGACCATCCGCTCTACAGGGAAGGCCTCAAGGCGATAATCGTTCGAAGCCCGTCATTCGAGGTGGCGGGAGAAGCCGGCGACGCGGAGCAGGGGCTTCAACGGGCCAAGGCATTGCGGCCCGATCTCGCCTTGGTGGACATATCCCTGCCCGGAGGAAACGGCATTGATCTGGTCCGGAGCCTAAGAAACGTCCTGCCCGAGACGCGGATTCTGGTCATCAGCATGCATTCCAGAATGGACTACATCAGCGAGGCCTTCCAGGCCGGGGCTCTGGGCTACGTGGTCAAGGAATCCGCCGCGGAAGGGTTGTTGAAGGCACTGGAAGTCGTGGCCAACGGCGATTTTTTTCTGGACAGTTCGGTTTCCCGTGAAGTGATCCAGGGAATCGTGAATTCTCCTGGCCCGCGAGCGGTCGAGCCCCACGGCGACTACGGGAGCCTGACCCCCCGCGAGCAAGAGATCTTTCGGCTGTTGGCGGAAGGGCAATCGACCAAGGCAATCGCGAACCGGCTTTTCGTCAGCCCGAAAACCGTGGAGAACCACCGCACCAACATCATGCGCAAGCTCGAACTCCAGCGGCCCATGGACCTGATTCGCTATGCGGTCAAGATCGGCCTGGTCGATGTGGACCAATGGAAGGATTGA